A single Cellulomonas sp. SLBN-39 DNA region contains:
- a CDS encoding vancomycin high temperature exclusion protein, with translation MSPARTAARTPRTPPAARAARRRRALVALAVALVLALAPFTVVQAVGQRYVVPDPADVPARPVALVLGAGLTPAGTPTPYLARRLDAAVDLLDRGVVTTVLVSGDRSGPDHDEPGAMLTYLVEHGVPAEAVVRDDEGFDTVSSCVRAHDLLGVDAAVVVTQDYHLRRALFSCRTAGIDVVGVGVSAQSARPWQAVLWHARELPASTNAAWDALSR, from the coding sequence ATGAGCCCGGCCCGCACCGCCGCCCGGACGCCCCGCACCCCACCGGCGGCGCGTGCGGCGCGCCGTCGCCGGGCGCTCGTCGCCCTCGCCGTCGCCCTGGTGCTCGCGCTGGCGCCGTTCACGGTGGTGCAGGCGGTCGGCCAGCGGTACGTCGTGCCCGACCCGGCCGACGTCCCCGCGCGCCCGGTCGCGCTCGTCCTCGGCGCCGGGCTCACACCCGCCGGCACCCCCACCCCGTACCTCGCCCGCCGCCTCGACGCGGCCGTCGACCTGCTCGACCGCGGGGTCGTCACGACGGTCCTGGTCAGCGGCGACCGCTCCGGCCCCGACCACGACGAGCCGGGCGCCATGCTGACGTACCTCGTCGAGCACGGCGTCCCGGCCGAGGCCGTGGTCCGCGACGACGAGGGGTTCGACACCGTGAGCAGCTGCGTACGCGCCCACGACCTGCTCGGCGTGGACGCCGCCGTGGTGGTCACGCAGGACTACCACCTGCGCCGGGCCCTGTTCTCGTGCCGCACGGCAGGCATCGACGTCGTCGGCGTGGGCGTCTCCGCGCAGAGCGCCCGCCCCTGGCAGGCCGTGCTCTGGCACGCCCGCGAGCTCCCCGCCTCCACCAACGCCGCCTGGGACGCGCTCAGCAGGTAG
- a CDS encoding ATP-binding protein codes for MVFGVDPVHQAVVEVLDRLERGDAAELESVHVDLKEEAGRRGPGGIVRPGARTNEAAAQKLAAEAACMANTDGGGALVVGVCDDGSLMGAELDGQWLRERIYALTDRRLTVDVSEALVRGVRLLVIRSPQAIEPVRVNGRVTWRVNDRCVEVDASTWHARRMTRDRYDWSEQSSHVPVDRVRPEALNLARRHLDRAGGARELDLARATDHDLLRRLNVVTTDGYLTNAGALAFVGRGEPALDYIRRAVAGGDSRRRVREAGMSLLEEIERVEENVDAFNETRHVQRGFVIARVPELPAAAVREAIVNGVVHRELASAGPTVVEHVGRSLVVNSPGGFVGGVTPENIITHPSQQRNRALAQLFADLHLAEREGIGVDRMVRDMIAVGYPPPSISEIPGPFVRAALVGDPLDEAWIGLLTRLMPSEARNELNVLLLLRRLVDTWWIDVAAASPILQMSDVETEAALHRLRGVTVDGRPVIEPVNGTPPGAPEAWRLAAPTWAVLQEEADAIGAPRRAPERAEVAMAWARHRGRVSTTELGSIVGTNATNVNRLLQSLEEDGLLAPGRSARTGRGFFYVLAAPEA; via the coding sequence ATGGTTTTCGGGGTCGACCCCGTTCACCAGGCAGTCGTCGAGGTGCTCGATCGACTGGAGCGTGGTGACGCCGCGGAACTTGAGAGCGTCCACGTCGACCTGAAGGAAGAGGCCGGCCGCCGTGGTCCCGGTGGCATCGTCAGGCCAGGGGCGCGCACCAACGAGGCGGCTGCTCAGAAGCTCGCCGCGGAGGCGGCATGCATGGCCAACACGGACGGCGGAGGTGCACTCGTCGTCGGTGTGTGCGACGACGGCTCGCTCATGGGCGCCGAACTCGACGGACAGTGGCTGCGCGAACGCATCTACGCGCTCACCGACCGCCGACTCACGGTGGATGTGAGTGAGGCGCTCGTCCGAGGCGTGCGACTCCTCGTCATCCGGTCGCCGCAGGCCATCGAGCCGGTGCGGGTGAACGGTCGCGTCACCTGGAGAGTGAATGATCGATGCGTCGAGGTCGACGCATCGACCTGGCACGCCCGGCGCATGACACGAGACCGCTACGACTGGTCGGAGCAGAGCTCCCACGTCCCCGTCGACCGGGTGCGACCGGAGGCGCTCAACCTGGCACGCCGGCACCTCGACCGTGCGGGCGGCGCGCGGGAGCTGGACCTGGCGCGTGCCACGGACCACGACCTCCTCCGGCGTCTCAACGTGGTGACGACCGACGGATATCTGACGAACGCAGGCGCGCTGGCGTTCGTCGGGCGCGGCGAGCCCGCTCTTGACTACATCCGACGCGCCGTCGCAGGCGGCGACAGCCGACGCCGCGTGCGTGAGGCTGGGATGTCCCTCCTGGAAGAGATCGAACGTGTCGAGGAGAACGTCGACGCCTTCAACGAGACGAGGCACGTCCAGCGCGGCTTCGTGATCGCGCGGGTTCCCGAACTGCCTGCGGCGGCCGTCCGCGAGGCGATCGTGAACGGCGTCGTCCACCGCGAGTTGGCGTCCGCCGGGCCCACGGTCGTCGAGCACGTCGGTCGCTCGCTGGTCGTGAACTCTCCCGGCGGCTTCGTCGGAGGAGTGACGCCCGAGAACATCATCACCCACCCGTCGCAGCAGCGGAACCGGGCGCTCGCACAGCTCTTCGCAGACCTGCACCTGGCAGAGCGGGAAGGTATCGGCGTCGACCGCATGGTGCGGGACATGATCGCCGTCGGATACCCGCCGCCGAGCATCAGTGAGATCCCAGGACCGTTCGTGCGGGCCGCTCTCGTCGGAGATCCCCTGGACGAGGCATGGATCGGGCTGCTCACCCGTCTGATGCCGAGCGAGGCGCGGAACGAGCTCAACGTCCTGCTCCTGCTGCGTCGACTCGTGGACACCTGGTGGATCGACGTCGCTGCGGCCAGCCCGATCCTGCAGATGAGCGACGTGGAGACGGAGGCCGCGTTGCACAGACTGCGCGGCGTGACCGTCGACGGGCGACCCGTGATCGAGCCGGTCAACGGGACGCCACCTGGCGCACCCGAGGCTTGGCGTCTGGCAGCCCCGACGTGGGCTGTGCTCCAGGAGGAAGCGGACGCGATCGGGGCACCGCGACGCGCGCCGGAACGTGCGGAGGTCGCGATGGCGTGGGCGCGCCACCGGGGGAGGGTGAGCACCACCGAGCTTGGCTCCATCGTCGGAACGAACGCGACGAACGTGAATCGCCTCTTGCAGAGCCTCGAAGAGGATGGCCTTCTCGCGCCGGGTCGGTCCGCGCGGACCGGCCGAGGATTCTTCTACGTGCTGGCTGCCCCAGAAGCCTGA
- a CDS encoding PPOX class F420-dependent oxidoreductase: protein MGRTIATTTPVDLAALLDFVRPRHRMLLVTTRRDGRPQVSPVSGGVDEQGRIVVSTYPGRAKTRNAERDPRVSVCVLSDEWDGPWVQVDGSAQVLHMPEAEDALVDYFRCIAGEHPDWDEYRAAMRLQGKSLVRLTPEHWGPLATGGFPADVAERLD from the coding sequence ATGGGACGCACCATCGCCACCACCACGCCCGTCGACCTCGCCGCGCTGCTGGACTTCGTGCGGCCGCGGCACCGCATGCTGCTGGTCACGACCCGTCGCGACGGGCGCCCGCAGGTCTCGCCGGTCAGCGGGGGCGTGGACGAGCAGGGGCGGATCGTCGTCTCGACGTACCCGGGCCGGGCCAAGACGCGCAACGCCGAGCGGGACCCGCGGGTCAGCGTGTGCGTGCTCTCGGACGAGTGGGACGGCCCGTGGGTGCAGGTCGACGGGTCCGCGCAGGTGCTGCACATGCCGGAGGCGGAGGACGCGCTGGTGGACTACTTCCGCTGCATCGCCGGCGAGCACCCCGACTGGGACGAGTACCGCGCCGCGATGCGTCTGCAGGGCAAGAGCCTGGTGCGTCTCACCCCCGAGCACTGGGGCCCCCTGGCCACGGGCGGCTTCCCCGCCGACGTCGCCGAGCGCCTCGACTGA
- a CDS encoding FHA domain-containing protein yields MSTVVCPDGHVSASTDYCDVCGAPMPAGGAAPAAPAAASTTSGSPATCPHCGTPAAPGALFCEGCGYDFTTGATPVAGPTPLAPPTPLNPPTPLTPPSGTPGPAAPGPAAATTPPAPVPSPAPRVPGEDAWVAELWIDPDWYAEQQPEDPMPSVGLPVLVPLRERSVLVGRPSVSRNIRPQVDAGADSGVSRRHCQLNTDGSRWWVEDLQSSNGTYVARVGAPLPSTPIPPGQRHELQDGDRLYLGSWTRLVVRRALPGEA; encoded by the coding sequence ATGAGCACGGTCGTCTGCCCCGACGGGCACGTCAGCGCGTCGACCGACTACTGCGACGTCTGCGGCGCGCCGATGCCCGCCGGCGGCGCCGCCCCGGCCGCGCCCGCCGCAGCGTCGACCACCTCCGGGTCGCCCGCCACGTGCCCCCACTGCGGCACGCCCGCCGCGCCCGGGGCGCTGTTCTGCGAGGGTTGCGGGTACGACTTCACGACCGGTGCGACCCCGGTCGCCGGGCCCACGCCGCTCGCTCCCCCGACCCCGCTCAACCCGCCGACGCCCCTGACGCCGCCGTCCGGCACCCCGGGCCCGGCGGCCCCCGGGCCCGCCGCGGCGACGACCCCGCCCGCACCGGTCCCGTCGCCCGCCCCGCGCGTGCCGGGCGAGGACGCCTGGGTGGCCGAGCTGTGGATCGACCCCGACTGGTACGCCGAGCAGCAGCCCGAGGACCCGATGCCCTCGGTGGGCCTGCCGGTGCTCGTGCCGCTGCGCGAGCGCAGCGTGCTGGTCGGCCGTCCGTCGGTGTCGCGCAACATCCGGCCCCAGGTCGACGCGGGTGCCGACTCGGGGGTCTCGCGCCGGCACTGCCAGCTCAACACCGACGGGTCGCGCTGGTGGGTGGAGGACCTGCAGTCGTCCAACGGCACCTACGTGGCCCGCGTCGGCGCACCGCTGCCGAGCACGCCGATCCCGCCGGGTCAGCGCCACGAGCTGCAGGACGGCGACCGGCTGTACCTCGGCTCGTGGACGCGCCTGGTGGTGCGGCGGGCCCTGCCCGGCGAGGCATGA